A window of the Pseudomonas fluorescens genome harbors these coding sequences:
- a CDS encoding polyurethane esterase, translating into MGVYDYKNFGTAESKALFSDAMAITLYSYHNLDNGFAVGYQHNGFGLGLPATLVTALIGGTDSQGVIPGIPWNPDSEKAALDAVKKAGWTPITASQLGYEGKTDARGTFFGEKAGYTSAQVEILGKYDAQGHLTEIGIAFRGTSGPREILIGDSIGDVINDLLAAFGPKDYAKNYVGEAFGNLMNDVVAFAKANGLTGKDVLVSGHSLGGLAVNSMADLSTSKWGGFFQDSNYIAYASPTQSSTDKVLNVGYENDPVFRALDGSTFTGASLGVHDAPKESVTDNIVSFNDHYASAAWNVLPFSIVNIPTWISHLPTAYGDGMNRVIESKFYDLTSKDSTIIVANLSDPARANTWVQDLNRNAETHKGSTFIIGSDGNDLIQGGSGNDYLEGRAGNDTFRDSGGYNILLGGSGHNTLELQKSVNSFDFANDGAGNLYIRDANGGISITRDIGSIVTKEPGFLWGLFKDDVTHSVTASGLKVGNNVTQYESSVKGTDGADTLKAKASGDWLFGLDGNDHLIGGVGNDVFVGGAGNDLMESGGGADTFLFSGAFGQDRVVGYTANDKLVFLGVQGVLPNDDFRAHATAVGQDTVLKFGADSVTLVGVALNSLSADGIVIA; encoded by the coding sequence ATGGGTGTGTATGACTACAAGAACTTCGGTACGGCGGAATCCAAGGCGCTGTTCAGCGACGCCATGGCCATTACGCTGTATTCCTATCACAACCTCGATAACGGCTTTGCCGTCGGTTATCAGCACAACGGCTTCGGCCTCGGTTTGCCGGCCACGCTGGTGACCGCGCTGATCGGCGGCACGGATTCCCAGGGGGTGATCCCCGGCATTCCGTGGAACCCCGATTCGGAAAAAGCCGCGCTCGATGCGGTGAAAAAAGCCGGCTGGACTCCGATCACCGCCTCGCAACTGGGTTACGAGGGCAAGACCGATGCCCGCGGCACCTTCTTCGGCGAAAAGGCCGGCTACACCAGCGCCCAGGTGGAAATCCTCGGCAAATACGACGCTCAGGGTCATCTCACCGAAATCGGCATTGCCTTTCGCGGCACCAGCGGTCCACGGGAAATCCTGATCGGCGACTCCATCGGTGATGTGATCAACGACTTGCTCGCCGCGTTCGGACCCAAGGATTACGCCAAGAACTACGTCGGCGAGGCCTTTGGCAACCTGATGAACGATGTGGTGGCGTTCGCCAAGGCCAACGGCCTGACCGGCAAGGACGTGCTGGTCAGCGGTCACAGCCTCGGCGGGCTGGCGGTCAACAGCATGGCGGACCTGAGCACCAGCAAATGGGGCGGGTTCTTCCAGGATTCCAACTACATCGCCTACGCCTCGCCAACCCAGAGCAGTACCGACAAAGTGCTCAACGTCGGCTACGAAAACGATCCGGTGTTCCGCGCCCTCGACGGCTCGACCTTCACCGGCGCCTCGCTCGGCGTGCACGACGCGCCCAAGGAATCGGTGACCGACAACATCGTCAGCTTCAACGACCACTACGCCTCGGCGGCGTGGAACGTGCTGCCGTTCTCGATCGTCAACATTCCGACCTGGATCTCCCACCTGCCGACCGCGTATGGCGACGGTATGAACCGGGTGATCGAGTCGAAGTTCTACGACCTGACCAGCAAGGACTCGACGATCATCGTCGCCAACCTGTCGGATCCGGCGCGGGCCAATACCTGGGTGCAGGACCTGAACCGCAACGCCGAAACCCACAAGGGCAGCACGTTCATCATCGGCAGCGACGGCAACGACCTGATCCAGGGCGGCAGCGGCAACGATTATCTGGAGGGCCGCGCCGGCAACGACACGTTCCGCGACAGCGGGGGCTACAACATTCTGCTCGGCGGCTCGGGCCACAACACCCTGGAGTTGCAGAAGTCAGTCAATAGCTTCGACTTCGCCAACGACGGCGCCGGCAACCTGTACATCCGCGATGCCAACGGCGGGATCAGCATCACCCGCGACATCGGCAGCATCGTCACCAAGGAGCCGGGCTTTCTCTGGGGCCTGTTCAAGGACGACGTGACCCACAGCGTCACGGCGAGCGGTCTTAAGGTCGGCAACAACGTCACTCAATACGAATCGAGCGTGAAAGGTACCGACGGCGCCGACACCCTCAAGGCCAAGGCCAGCGGTGACTGGCTGTTCGGCCTGGACGGCAACGATCACCTGATCGGTGGCGTGGGCAATGACGTGTTCGTCGGCGGCGCCGGCAATGATCTGATGGAATCGGGCGGCGGGGCGGATACCTTCCTGTTCAGCGGCGCGTTCGGCCAGGATCGCGTGGTGGGTTACACCGCCAACGACAAACTGGTGTTCCTCGGCGTGCAAGGGGTGTTGCCCAACGACGACTTCCGCGCCCACGCTACGGCGGTGGGGCAGGATACGGTGCTGAAATTCGGCGCTGATTCGGTGACGCTGGTCGGGGTTGCGTTGAACAGCCTGAGTGCCGACGGGATCGTGATCGCCTGA
- a CDS encoding YgdI/YgdR family lipoprotein produces MKIKTLGIPLAVAAFLTLAGCSTPTVVTLQNGTQYLTEDMPDTKNADGFYEFKDISGAKIRVRADEVATVRKED; encoded by the coding sequence ATGAAAATCAAGACTCTCGGGATCCCGTTGGCTGTTGCGGCCTTTCTCACTCTGGCCGGTTGCTCGACCCCGACGGTGGTCACCCTGCAGAACGGCACCCAGTACCTGACCGAGGACATGCCCGATACCAAAAACGCGGACGGCTTCTACGAGTTCAAGGATATTTCCGGCGCCAAGATCCGTGTACGTGCCGACGAAGTGGCCACGGTGCGCAAGGAAGACTGA